One Sulfurimonas sp. HSL-3221 genomic window, ATGCTGCTGGGGCAGGAGAACCCGACCCGCGGCACCTTTTTGCTTGACGGGAAGCCTTTCCCGGAAGAGCCGGGCGTCGACCGTGGGATCGTCTTCCAGCGCTATTCGGTCTTCTCGCACCTGAGTGTGTTGAAAAACGTCATGCTCGGGATCGAGTTTGAAAAGGCTCCGCTCTCAGGTCGCCTTTTCGGCCAGGCCCGCAGGGCGGCGGAAGCCGAAGCGATGGCGATGCTCGAAGCCGTCGGCCTCGGCGACGCGGCGCACAAGTACCCCAGCGAGCTCTCCGGGGGGATGCAGCAGCGTCTCTCTATTGCGCAATCCTTGGTGAAAAAGCCGAAGATCCTGCTGCTGGACGAACCCTTCGGGGCCCTCGACCCTGGGATCCGCGCCGATATGCACGCGCTGATCCTTGACCTCTGGGAAAAGAACAACCTCACCGTCGTCATGGTCACCCATGACCTCCACGAGGGGTTCTACCTGGGAACGCGGCTGCTGGTCTTCGACAAGGTCCGTCACGACCCGCACGCACCCAACGCCTACGGGGCGCGCATCACCTACGACATCCCCGTCGGGGATACGCGCGAATCCGTACTTGAAGAGATCGATAAAACCATCAAGGTTTGATCCAGACCGGGAAGAGCAGATCTTCCAGTGCCGCAGGACGACTTGCGGCATCATGACGCGCGGGACGGCCCGAAAACTTTGAAGGAGAAACAGTGATTACTGAACACAAAAACCTGAAACCAGAATCCATCATCCTCGACGAGGTGCTCCCGGGCGGTGCACGCTGGTCGAAGATCATTAAGCGCGGCGACAAGATCCGCATCACGACCAAGGACGGGCTGGGCACCCTCAGCGCGATGTTCTACAACGCCGACAACACCTCGGAGCGTTTCAACTCCGCCGACACGGTCAAACTTCAGCATAACGCCTACTTCTGCAAAGGGCGGGTCTTCTATTCCGAGCAGGGCCGCGTACTGCTTTCCATTACGGAAGATACGACTGACGGTCTCTTCGACGCCATCGGCGGCATCAGCAACCCGCGCATCGTCGCGAAAAACTTCGGCGAGGGCGATTTCGAACATATCCGCAACCGTTATTACAAAAGCGACCGGGAGAACTTCCTCGTCGAACTGGGCAAATACGGCATGGGAAAACGTGACATGCTTCAGGCGGTCAACTTCTTCAGACGGGTCGACGTCAAAGAGGGCAATAAGCTGGCGCTTTCCGACAAGCGGCCGCAGCCGCAGAGCTACATCGAACTGCGCGCGGAGATGAATGTCCTGCTGGTGCTCTCCAACACGCCGCATGTGATGGAAAAGGGAACGTACAACCCGAGCGACGTCCAGCTGACGCTGTTCAAAGCGGCCCCGGTCACCGAAGATGATTACTGCATGAACTTCAGTATCCAGTCCCAACGTGCGTTCAAGAACAACGCACGTTACTTTGCCTGAGGAGCGCGTGATGAAAAGAGATATCGAAACAGCCGTATACAACCACAAACTGCCGGCCGGCGTGCCATGGAGCTATGTCGTGAAAAAAGGCCAGACGCTGCGTATCGTCGACCTTGAAGGGTGCCAGGCCGTCGACACGCTCTTTTACAATGCCAATGATCACGAAGAGCGCTACTCGGCCAACGATACGATCCGCGAACAGGGGAGTATCTTCGTCACGACGGGCACACAGCTGATCTCCACCGACGACAACGTCATGATGACGATCACCGACGATACCTGCGGCAACCACGACACCCTGGGCGGGCACTGCAGCGCGGAGAGCAACACCGTACGCTACGGCCACGATACAAAGTACATGCACAGCTGCCGCGACAACTATCTGTTCGAGATCGGCGAGCGTGAGATGGACCCGCGGGACCTCACGAACAACATCAACTTCTTCATGAACGTGCCGATCGAGGAGAACGGTTTCCTGATCATCGTCGACGGTATCTCCAAGCCGGGCGACTATGTCGACATGAAAGCCGAGATGGACACGCTGGTGCTGATCTCGAACTGTCCGCAGCTCAACAACCCGTGCAACGCGTTCAACCCGTCGCCGATCCAGCTGGTCATCTGGGACGACTAAGACGATGAAAAAGGCGACACGGCTTCTGCGCTTCGAAGATGCATGGCTGCCGAACCTGGCGGCATGGGCCTATATGCTGGGGGCCTACGTGGGCGGATTCGCCGCCATCCTGGCCGACGCCTTGTGGCTGAATGCGGCGGGGGTACTCCTGCTGGCACACGGTATGGTCATCGCCGCCTATTTCATCCACGAGTGCGCCCACGATTCGCTCTTCAGGCTGCCGATCAACAACCACCGTTTCGGAGAGCTTCTGCTCTGGATCTGCGGCGCGTCGTACAGCGATTACGAGGCGATACGGATGAAGCATGTCCGCCACCACTTGGACCGTGCCGATATCGTTTCGTTCGATTTCCGCACCCGCCTGCCGCACTATCCGAAACTGCTCAAGACGATCCAGGTACTGGAGTGGTTCTACATTCCCGCCCTCGAGATCATGATGCACGCCCTGGTCGTCATTCTGCCGTTCATGAAGGAGAGCCGCCGCTATCTGCGCCGCCGCGTCGTCACGGTACTGGTACTGCGCATCGCTTTCTTTGCCGCACTGGCGTCGATTGCGCCGAAGGTGCTGCTGCTTTACCCGCTGGCGTACATGATCTTCCTGACGGTCATGCGTTTCATGGATGTGCACCAGCACACCTACGATGTGCATGAAACCCTGGATTTTTCGCGCGAAGCGCAAGTGAAACAGTATGACCGCGCCTTCGAATCGCGCAATACCTATTCGAACCTGATCTCTGAGAAATACCCGTGGCTGAACCTGCTGGTCCTCAATTTCGCGTACCACAACGTTCACCATGATCAGCAGATCCAGCCGTGGTACCGGCTGCCGGGACTGCACGCCAAGCTCTACGGCGAAGACAGGACGCAGGTCCTGGTGTTCTCCGACCTGGCGCGCAGTTACCACCGCTACCGTGTCGGCCGGGTCCTCAACGGAGACCCGGCCGACCTTGACGTCAAGCGTGACGGGGGCCGCACCTTTATCGGTGTGGACGGCGTCTCGTTCCTGACGGCGCACTGAAGGAGTCCAACATGACACAGGTAAAGAAGTTCTGGCCCATCCTGACGGGAACCCACCGTTACGAGAAGACGCTCTCAACCCGCAACCACGGCTCAGGGGTGATCATCGACGCCCCGATCCTCGCCTACCTGATCGAGACGTCCAACGGCCGCATCCTTTACGATGTGGGATGCGACTACACGAAGATCGCCGACCCGGTTCTACGCAAGCAGTTCTACGAGCATGAAGGCTTCCCCTTCGGTCCGCCGCAGATGACCGAGGAGCAGCGCCTGCCCAACCGCCTGGCGGAGCTGGGACTGCAGAAAGAGGATATCGACGTCGTCTTCTGCGGGCACTTGCATTTCGATCACGCCGGCGGGGTCTGCGAATTCTGCGGTGCGGAAGTGCACGTGCATGAAAAAGAGCTTGAGGCGGCGCGTGAACCGGCGGACGAAGCCTACTTCAAAGAGGACTTCGACTGTCCGGTGAACTGGCGCGTTTACAAGGGCGAATACGACCTCGTCCCCGGCGTCCGCGCCATCGAGACGCCGGGCCATACGGCCGGCCACATGTCAATGATGATCGAGCTGCCCAAGGGCTCCCCGATCCTCCTTGCCGGCGACGCGGCGGACCTGCGGGAGAACCTGGAGCGGGAGATCGCGCCGGGGCTCTGCTACCGCGACGACGAAACGCAGGCGCTGGAGAGCATCCGCAAGCTCAAACGGCTCGCCCTTGAAACGGGCGCGGATCTGTGGCCCAACCACGACATGGCCTTTTTCGAGAGCAAGAACCGCTTTCCGAAATTTTTCGAATAACGCCGGGAAGAGCGTTTCTTCCAGTGCCTCGGGACGGCCTGCGGCATTCAGACGACCGGGACGGCCCGAAAAGTACTATTTTTAAGGACCTGAAAATGTTTAGCAAAGTTTTGATCGCCAACCGCGGAGAGATCGCCTGCCGCGTCATCCGTACGCTCAAGAAGATGGGCATAGGCTCCGTCGCCGTCTATACCGGCGCCGATACCGACTCCCTGCATGTCAGCCTCGCCGACGAAGCCTACTATATCGGCCACGGTGTGGCTTCCGAAAGCTATCTCGACGCGGCAAAGATCCTTGAT contains:
- a CDS encoding N-acyl homoserine lactonase family protein gives rise to the protein MTQVKKFWPILTGTHRYEKTLSTRNHGSGVIIDAPILAYLIETSNGRILYDVGCDYTKIADPVLRKQFYEHEGFPFGPPQMTEEQRLPNRLAELGLQKEDIDVVFCGHLHFDHAGGVCEFCGAEVHVHEKELEAAREPADEAYFKEDFDCPVNWRVYKGEYDLVPGVRAIETPGHTAGHMSMMIELPKGSPILLAGDAADLRENLEREIAPGLCYRDDETQALESIRKLKRLALETGADLWPNHDMAFFESKNRFPKFFE
- a CDS encoding fatty acid desaturase family protein — translated: MKKATRLLRFEDAWLPNLAAWAYMLGAYVGGFAAILADALWLNAAGVLLLAHGMVIAAYFIHECAHDSLFRLPINNHRFGELLLWICGASYSDYEAIRMKHVRHHLDRADIVSFDFRTRLPHYPKLLKTIQVLEWFYIPALEIMMHALVVILPFMKESRRYLRRRVVTVLVLRIAFFAALASIAPKVLLLYPLAYMIFLTVMRFMDVHQHTYDVHETLDFSREAQVKQYDRAFESRNTYSNLISEKYPWLNLLVLNFAYHNVHHDQQIQPWYRLPGLHAKLYGEDRTQVLVFSDLARSYHRYRVGRVLNGDPADLDVKRDGGRTFIGVDGVSFLTAH
- a CDS encoding urea amidolyase associated protein UAAP1 is translated as MITEHKNLKPESIILDEVLPGGARWSKIIKRGDKIRITTKDGLGTLSAMFYNADNTSERFNSADTVKLQHNAYFCKGRVFYSEQGRVLLSITEDTTDGLFDAIGGISNPRIVAKNFGEGDFEHIRNRYYKSDRENFLVELGKYGMGKRDMLQAVNFFRRVDVKEGNKLALSDKRPQPQSYIELRAEMNVLLVLSNTPHVMEKGTYNPSDVQLTLFKAAPVTEDDYCMNFSIQSQRAFKNNARYFA
- a CDS encoding ABC transporter ATP-binding protein; the protein is MSLVTVKNLWKEYGDNVVLENLSLNIEAGEFCTLVGPSGCGKTTFLKMLLGQENPTRGTFLLDGKPFPEEPGVDRGIVFQRYSVFSHLSVLKNVMLGIEFEKAPLSGRLFGQARRAAEAEAMAMLEAVGLGDAAHKYPSELSGGMQQRLSIAQSLVKKPKILLLDEPFGALDPGIRADMHALILDLWEKNNLTVVMVTHDLHEGFYLGTRLLVFDKVRHDPHAPNAYGARITYDIPVGDTRESVLEEIDKTIKV
- a CDS encoding urea amidolyase associated protein UAAP2 gives rise to the protein MKRDIETAVYNHKLPAGVPWSYVVKKGQTLRIVDLEGCQAVDTLFYNANDHEERYSANDTIREQGSIFVTTGTQLISTDDNVMMTITDDTCGNHDTLGGHCSAESNTVRYGHDTKYMHSCRDNYLFEIGEREMDPRDLTNNINFFMNVPIEENGFLIIVDGISKPGDYVDMKAEMDTLVLISNCPQLNNPCNAFNPSPIQLVIWDD